The following is a genomic window from Amycolatopsis sp. BJA-103.
CGGCCGGGCCGAGGCGCTGGCGCTGGCCGCGGCGGGGGCCTCGGTGGTGGTCAACGACGTCTCGACGGCGGCGCAGGTGGTGGCCGACGAGATCGAGGCCGAGGGCGGCAAGGCCGTCGCGGTCACCGGCGACGTGTCGGAGTCCTCGACCGCGGACGCGCTGCTCACCGCCGCCGTCGACCATTTCGGCGGACTCCACGTCCTGGTCAACAACGCGGGCGTCCTGCGCGACCGGATGCTGTTCTCGATGTCCGACGACGAATGGGACACCGTGCTCGGCGTGCACCTGCGCGGGCACTTCCTGCTTTCCCGCAACGCGGGGGCGTACTGGCGTGACAAGTCCAAAGTGGACGGAGCTCCGGTGTACGGCAGGGTGGTCAACACCGCGTCGGAGTCCTTCCTGCTCGGTGCCCCCGGCCAGCCGAACTACGGCGCGGCCAAGGCGGGCATCGCCGCGCTCACCGTCTCCACCGCGCGCGGCCTCTCCCGCTACGGCGTCCGCGCCAACGCGATCTGCCCGCGCGCCCGCACCGCGATGACCGAAGGGGTCTTCGGGGCCGACGCGCCGGAAGGGGTCGACCCGCTTTCGGTCGACCACGTGGCGCCGTTCGTGTCCTTCCTCTGCTCGCCCGAGTCCGACCGGGTCAACGGCCAGGTGTTCCTCGTCTACGGCGGGATGGTCGCGCTCATGCGGCCGCCGTCGGTGGAGCAGCGGTTCGACACCGTCAACGGCACCTGGACCACCGAAGAACTCGCCACGAGCGTGGGCGGCTACTTCGCCGACCGAGACCCGGAACGCATGTTCTCCGCGTCCGAAATCATGTCGCTGCCGTGAATCAGAGGAGATGACGATGGGCAGGCTCGACGGCAAGGTGGCCCTGATCACCGGCGGTGCCCGTGGCCAGGGTGAGGCGGCCGCGCGGCTGTTCGTCGCCGAGGGCGCGCGGGTGGTGATCGCCGACCTCAACGACCTCGACGGCAAAAAACTCGCCGCGGATCTCGGCGAGGCCGCCGTCTACCAGCATCTCGACGTCGGCGACGAGGCCGAGTGGGACGCCGCGATCGAGCGCACGGTCTCCGAGTTCGGCCCGCCGACGGTGCTGGTCAACAACGCGGGCATCCTGCATTTCTCGGAACTCGGGAAGACCACGCTGGCCGACTACGAACGCGTCATCCGGGTCAATCAGATCGGGGCGTTTCTCGGGATGCGTTCGGTCGTTGAACCGATGACCGGGGCCGGAGGCGGCTCCATCGTCAACGTGTCCTCTGTGGAAGGACTCGCCGGGATGCCGTTCCTCGTCGCCTACACCGCGAGCAAGTTCGCGATCCGCGGGATGACCAAGGTCGCGGCGCTCGAACTCGGCGCGAAGAACATCCGGGTCAATTCGGTCCATCCCGGCGCGATCGACACGCCGATGGTCGCCGCGGCGGCGGGCGGGCAGAAGATCGACATGTCGTGGGTCGGCAAGAAGGTCGCCTTGGGCCGCGTCGGGCAGCCGGAAGACATCGCGAAACTCGTGTTGTTCCTGGCCAGTGACGAAAGTTCGTACAGCACGGGCTCGGAATTCGTCGCCGACGGCGGTGCCACGGCGACGCACGCACTCAAGTTCTAGCGCGGAGGTGCCGAGAGCAAAGTGAACACCGCTGACGCACTGGGGCGTTGACAGGTGGAGTAAGACTCGGGGCAGGCTACTGGGAGGTTCTGTGGGAGCGTCGGTGTCCGTCCCGGGTATGGGTGCGCTCACACAGGTCGGCAGGCTCGCGACCCTGTCGTGGGAGGTCCTGCGCGCGATCTTCAAACGCCCGTTCCAGTTCCGCGAATGGATCCAGCAGTGCTGGTTCTTCGCCAGCGTCACCATCCTGCCGACGGCCCTGGTGGCGATCCCGTTCGGCGCGGTCATCGCGCTGCAGCTCGGATCGCTGACGCAGCAGATCGGCGCGCAGTCCTTCACCGGCGCGGCGAGCGCGCTCGCGATCGTCCAGCAGGCCAGCCCGCTGATCACCGCGCTGCTGGTGGCGGGCGCGGGCGGCAGCGCGGTCTGCGCCGACATCGGCGCCCGCAAGATCCGCGAAGAAATCGACGCGATGGAGGTGCTCGGGGTCAACCCGATCCAGCGCCTGATCGTGCCCCGCGTCCTGGCCGCGATCGTGGTTTCGGTGCTGCTGAACGGTTTGGTCAGTGTCGTCGGGGTGCTCGGCGGCTACTTCTTCAACGTCGTCATGCAGGGCGGCACCCCGGGCGCGTACCTCGCCAGCTTCAACGCGCTCGCGCAGGTGCCGGACCTGTGGATCAGCGAGATCAAGGCGCTGCTCTACGGCTTCGTCGCCGGGGTGGTCGCGGCCTTCCGCGGGCTGAACCCGGCGGGCGGGCCGAAGGGCGTCGGCGACGCGGTGAACCAGGCCGTGGTCATCACGTTCCTGCTGCTGTTCCTGATCAACGTCGTGCTGACGGCGATCTACCTGCGGATCGTGCCGCCGAAGGCGATGTGACATGGCAGCCGAACCCGCTGTTTCGGACCGGACCCTGGAGATCATCGCGCGCCCCGGCGCGATGCTGGAGGGCTTCGGGGGGCAACTGTCCTTCTACTTCCGTGCGCTGGCCTGGACGCCGCGCACGATCCGGCGCTACGGCCGTGAGGTCTTCCGCCTGCTGACCGAAGTCAGCTTCGGCACCGGCGCGCTCGCGGTGATCGGCGGGACGCTCGGCGTGATGATCGGGATGACGCTGTTCACCGGTCTCATCGTCGGCCTGCAGGGCTATTCGGCGCTGAACCAGCTCGGCACCGCCGCGCTGACCGGCTTCATCTCGGCCTACTTCAACACCCGCGAGGTCGCGCCGCTTTCGGCCGGGCTCGCGCTTTCGGCCACCGTCGGCTGCGGCTTCACCGCGCAACTCGGCGCGATGCGGATCTCCGAGGAGATCGACGCGCTCGAGGTGATGGGCGTGCCGAGCATGCCCTACCTCGTGACGACACGGGTGATCGCCGGCGTCACCGCGGTCATCCCGCTCTACGCCGTCGGCCTGCTCTCGTCCTATCTCGCCTCGCGGCAGATCACCATCTGGCTCTACGGCCAGTCCGCGGGCACCTACGACCACTACTTCACGCTGTTCCTGCCGCCCGAGGACGTCCTGTGGTCGTTCCTCAAGGTGATCATCTTCAGCGTGCTCGTCATCCTGTCCCATTGCTACTACGGCTACACCGCCAGCGGCGGGCCCGCCGGGGTCGGGGTCGCGGTCGGCCGCGCGGTGCGGACGGCGATCGTGCTGATCTCGGTGCTCGACTTCTTCCTGAGCCTCGCGATCTGGGGCGCCACGACGACGGTGAGGATTTCCGGGTGAACAGGGGGACACTGCTGCAGCGGCTCCGGCACCAGGTGCTCGGGCTGATCTTCCTCGTGGTGGTCGTGCTGTTCTTCGTCACCACCATCGCCTTCTACCAGAAGGCCTTCACCACGGTGACCCTGGTGAAACTGGAGACCGACCGCATCGGCAACCAGATGCGCGAGGGCGCGGACGTCAAGGTACGCGGGATGGTCGTCGGCGAGGTGCGGACGATCCGGGCCCACGGCGATCGCGCGACGATGGACCTGGCGCTGCAGCCGGACAAGACGTCGGTCATCCCGTCGAACGTGTCCGCGCGGCTGCTGCCGAAGACGTTGTTCGGTGAGCGGTATGTCGCTTTGCAGATTCCGGAAAGGCCGGAGCGGCACATCGGCGAGGGCGACGTCATCCCGCAGGACCGCAGCAGCAGCGCGATCGAACTGGAAACCGTGCTCGGCAACGTGATGCCGCTGCTGCAGGCCGTCCAGCCGGAGAAGATGGCCAGTACGCTCAACGCCGTCGCGTCCGCTTTGGACGGTCAGGGCAAGCAACTCGGCTCGACGCTGGCGGGGCTTTCGGACTATCTCGGGAAGGTGAACCCGTCGCTGCCCGATCTCAAGGCCGACATCACCGGACTGGCCGACGCCGCCGAGATCTACGACAAGGCCGCGCCGGATCTGCTGGCCGCGCTGTCGGACCTGACCACCACGAGCAAGACCCTGGTCGAGAGCCAGCGCGGTCTCGCCGACGTCTACTCGACGGTGACCGCGGCGTCGCTCGACCTGACGAGCTTCCTGAAAGTGAACCAGGACAACCTGATCCGCCTCACCACCAGCCTCCAGCCCACTTTGGACGTCCTCGCGAAGTACGCGCCGGAGTACCCCTGCCTGCTCAAGCAGCTGGCCGGATCGGTGCCCCGCGCGGAACTCGCGTTCGGCAAGGGCACCGCGCATCCCGAGGTCAGCCGGGTGACGATCGAGTTCACGCCGAGCCGCGGCAAGTACCTGCCCGGCGTCGACGAGCCGAAGTACAACGACAAACGCGGCCCTCGGTGCTATCCGGAGGTCCCGCCGCCGGGACGCTGGCCGCAGTACCCGCCGGACGGCGCGATCGACGACGGGTCCTCGAAACCCGCGCCGCCACGTGATCCCGACGGCACCCTGCCTTCCGGCGGGAGCGCGGGCGGTTCGGTGGTGAACACGCCGGACGAGCAACGGCTGATCGACCTGCTCGTGTCGCCGGCGATGGGGACGACGCCGGACCGGGTGCCGAACTGGGGCAGCCTGCTGGTGGGGCCGCTGTACCGGGGCGCGGAGGTGGAACTGCGATGAGGACCACGTCAGCCAGGAGCGGGCTGAAGGGGCCCTTCGCCGCATGCGACGCGGTGAAGGGAGCTTTCACCGCGCGTGATGCGGGGAAAGCGTCCTTCAGGCCCCGGGCCGTACGAGGCGGGAGGGCGGTCAGGTGAGGTCCTTCGTGCCGGATCTGATCAAGATCCTCGTCTTCGCCGTGGTCACCGTGCTGCTCACCGCGATCCTCGGCGCCACCATCGCGAACACCAACTTCGGCGAGACCTCGGGCTACACGGCCAAGTTCACCGACGCGTCCGGGCTCAAGGAGGGCGACGACGTCCGCATCGTCGGCGTGAAGGTCGGACAGGTCGGCGCGATCGAAGTCGAGGAGGGCGAGAAGAACTTCGCCCAGGTCCACTTCGACGTCCAGACCACGCACCGGCTGCCCGCCTCGGTGACCGCGACCATCAAGTACCGCAACCTGGTCGGGCAGCGGTACCTCTCGCTCGGCACGGACATCGGGGACGAGAAGTCGTTGCCGCGAGGCGGGATCATCCCGCCCGAGCGCACCAAACCGGCGCTGAACCTGACCGTGCTCTTCAACGGGTTCAAACCGCTCTTCCGCGCGCTGAACCCCGAGGACGTCAACAAGCTCTCCTACGAGATCATCCAGGTCTTCCAGGGCGAGGGCGGCACGATCACCAGCCTGCTCGCGCACACCGCGTCGGTCACGTCGGCCATCGCGGGCAAGGACAAGATCATCGGTGACGTCATCGCGAACCTCAACACGGTGCTCGGCACGGTCGAGAAGCGCTCGCCGCAGCTGGGCGAGCTGATCGACCAGACCCAGCGGCTGGTCACCGGGCTCGCCGAGCAGCGGCAGCCGATCGGAGAGGCGGTCACGGCGCTGGGCGACCTCACCGTCGCCACGACGGGCCTGCTCGCCGACGCCCGGCCCGCGCTCAAGGACGACGTCGTCCAGCTCGGGGCCCTGTCGCAGAACCTCGGCGACTCCGAACAGCTGCTCGACCATCTGCTGCAGGTGCTGCCGGGCAACCTGCAGAAGTTCACCAGGACGCTGAGCTACGGCAGCTGGTTCAACTACTACCTGTGCGGGATCTCCGGCAGCATCGGCATCAAGTCGCTCAACATCGAACTGCCGATCACGCCGCTGCCCGGCACGCAGCGACCGGAGAGGTGCGGGCCGTGAAGCCGCTGAAGCAACGCAACCAGGCCGCGGTCGGGGCGGTGACGCTCATCCTGATCGTGCTGATCACGGCGACGACGTACTTCTCCGACCGGATCCCGTTCTTCGGCAGCGGGACGACGTACTCGGCGTATTTCGGCGAATCGGCCGGATTGGCGCCGGACAACGAGGTCCAGATCGCCGGGGTCAAGGTCGGCCAGGTCAGCTCGGTGGAACTGGCGGGCAAGAAGGTGCTGGTGAAGTTCCGGGTCAAGGACGCCAGAGTCGGCGACGCGACCTCGGCGTCGATCGAGATCAAGACGCTGCTGGGTGAGAAGTTCCTCGCGCTGACGCCGAAGGGCAAGGCGAGCCAGGATCCGAACGCCACCATCGGGCTCGACCGCACGCGGACGCCGTTCGAACTGCAGGACGCGTTCCAGCAGCTCTCGGGCACGGTCGGCGAGATCGACACCGCGCAGCTGGCGTCGAGTTTCACCGTCCTGTCCGACGCGCTCAA
Proteins encoded in this region:
- a CDS encoding glucose 1-dehydrogenase; the encoded protein is MGRLDGKVALITGGARGQGEAAARLFVAEGARVVIADLNDLDGKKLAADLGEAAVYQHLDVGDEAEWDAAIERTVSEFGPPTVLVNNAGILHFSELGKTTLADYERVIRVNQIGAFLGMRSVVEPMTGAGGGSIVNVSSVEGLAGMPFLVAYTASKFAIRGMTKVAALELGAKNIRVNSVHPGAIDTPMVAAAAGGQKIDMSWVGKKVALGRVGQPEDIAKLVLFLASDESSYSTGSEFVADGGATATHALKF
- a CDS encoding MlaE family ABC transporter permease, which translates into the protein MAAEPAVSDRTLEIIARPGAMLEGFGGQLSFYFRALAWTPRTIRRYGREVFRLLTEVSFGTGALAVIGGTLGVMIGMTLFTGLIVGLQGYSALNQLGTAALTGFISAYFNTREVAPLSAGLALSATVGCGFTAQLGAMRISEEIDALEVMGVPSMPYLVTTRVIAGVTAVIPLYAVGLLSSYLASRQITIWLYGQSAGTYDHYFTLFLPPEDVLWSFLKVIIFSVLVILSHCYYGYTASGGPAGVGVAVGRAVRTAIVLISVLDFFLSLAIWGATTTVRISG
- a CDS encoding MCE family protein; translated protein: MRSFVPDLIKILVFAVVTVLLTAILGATIANTNFGETSGYTAKFTDASGLKEGDDVRIVGVKVGQVGAIEVEEGEKNFAQVHFDVQTTHRLPASVTATIKYRNLVGQRYLSLGTDIGDEKSLPRGGIIPPERTKPALNLTVLFNGFKPLFRALNPEDVNKLSYEIIQVFQGEGGTITSLLAHTASVTSAIAGKDKIIGDVIANLNTVLGTVEKRSPQLGELIDQTQRLVTGLAEQRQPIGEAVTALGDLTVATTGLLADARPALKDDVVQLGALSQNLGDSEQLLDHLLQVLPGNLQKFTRTLSYGSWFNYYLCGISGSIGIKSLNIELPITPLPGTQRPERCGP
- a CDS encoding 3-oxoacyl-ACP reductase; amino-acid sequence: MSLDGKTAIVTGAGAGLGRAEALALAAAGASVVVNDVSTAAQVVADEIEAEGGKAVAVTGDVSESSTADALLTAAVDHFGGLHVLVNNAGVLRDRMLFSMSDDEWDTVLGVHLRGHFLLSRNAGAYWRDKSKVDGAPVYGRVVNTASESFLLGAPGQPNYGAAKAGIAALTVSTARGLSRYGVRANAICPRARTAMTEGVFGADAPEGVDPLSVDHVAPFVSFLCSPESDRVNGQVFLVYGGMVALMRPPSVEQRFDTVNGTWTTEELATSVGGYFADRDPERMFSASEIMSLP
- a CDS encoding MCE family protein — its product is MNRGTLLQRLRHQVLGLIFLVVVVLFFVTTIAFYQKAFTTVTLVKLETDRIGNQMREGADVKVRGMVVGEVRTIRAHGDRATMDLALQPDKTSVIPSNVSARLLPKTLFGERYVALQIPERPERHIGEGDVIPQDRSSSAIELETVLGNVMPLLQAVQPEKMASTLNAVASALDGQGKQLGSTLAGLSDYLGKVNPSLPDLKADITGLADAAEIYDKAAPDLLAALSDLTTTSKTLVESQRGLADVYSTVTAASLDLTSFLKVNQDNLIRLTTSLQPTLDVLAKYAPEYPCLLKQLAGSVPRAELAFGKGTAHPEVSRVTIEFTPSRGKYLPGVDEPKYNDKRGPRCYPEVPPPGRWPQYPPDGAIDDGSSKPAPPRDPDGTLPSGGSAGGSVVNTPDEQRLIDLLVSPAMGTTPDRVPNWGSLLVGPLYRGAEVELR
- a CDS encoding MlaE family ABC transporter permease; its protein translation is MGALTQVGRLATLSWEVLRAIFKRPFQFREWIQQCWFFASVTILPTALVAIPFGAVIALQLGSLTQQIGAQSFTGAASALAIVQQASPLITALLVAGAGGSAVCADIGARKIREEIDAMEVLGVNPIQRLIVPRVLAAIVVSVLLNGLVSVVGVLGGYFFNVVMQGGTPGAYLASFNALAQVPDLWISEIKALLYGFVAGVVAAFRGLNPAGGPKGVGDAVNQAVVITFLLLFLINVVLTAIYLRIVPPKAM